The following coding sequences lie in one Arachis ipaensis cultivar K30076 chromosome B05, Araip1.1, whole genome shotgun sequence genomic window:
- the LOC107641101 gene encoding uncharacterized protein LOC107641101 — MANDTIMENCLRWNLTGTVSFVGTICGNNSVMEANFAERLQLDYWWVLVHWSMLELTLVLDPATKKNPKLPAPPSSLFIVLRSHAFPHVFIVRDRSSPSSNPGTHERNPLPSSHPLLPSQTLAPLLLLVHSLFYSLLHPPPQEEAARHYYLPPPQPVRRHFPLVLGPRPHLLGSCSSSVFVRICFFGFHCGSFEFGFFHFRCREFRLLLVLHTVFWWNFICHDAVWGKTLCCDDTVWRSIFCFTLAISWSILCFTLSNPRWPSYSLSAACALSRKPSLKGDRS; from the exons ATGGCAAATGATACTATTATGGAAAACTGTCTTCGTTGGAATCTAACTGGGACGGTTTCATTTGTTG GCACAATCTGTGGGAACAACAGTGTGATGGAAGCTAATTTTGCGGAACGACTTCAGTTAGATTATTGGTGGGTCCTTGTACACTGGAGTATGCTAGAATT AACACTAGTTTTAGACCCAGCCACCAAAAAAAACCCTAAGTTGCCCGCGCCTCCATCTTCATTGTTCATCGTTCTTCGCAGCCATGCCTTTCCTCATGTCTTCATCGTCCGAGACCGTTCATCGCCTTCATCTAACCCTGGTACCCATGAACGCAaccctcttccctcttctcatccACTACTGCCATCGCAAACCCTAGCTCCGCTGCTTCTTCTCGTCCATTCTCTTTTTTATTCGCTTCTTCATCCTCCACCGCAGGAGGAAGCAGCGCGCCACTACTACCTTCCTCCTCCGCAGCCTGTGCGCCGTCATTTTCCTTTGGTTTTGGGTCCGCGACCGCATCTGCTTGGCTCCTGCTCCAGCTCCGTCTTTGTTCGGATCTGCTTCTTTGGCTTCCACTGCGGCAGCTTCGAGTTCGGGTTCTTCCATTTTCGGTGCCGCGAGTTCAGGCTCCTCCTTGTTCTCCACACCGTCTTTTGGTGGAACTTCATCTGCCACGACGCCGTTTGGGGCAAAACCCTCTGCTGCGACGACACCGTTTGGCGGAGCATCTTCTGCTTCACCCTCGCTATTTCGTGGAGCATCCTCTGCTTCACTCTATCTAACCCTCGTTGGCCCTCCTACTCCCTCAGCGCAGCGTGCGCTCTTTCTCGCAAACCCTCATT AAAGGGTGACCGTAGCTGA